Proteins co-encoded in one Methylobacterium sp. WL1 genomic window:
- a CDS encoding acyl carrier protein yields MSDEPAHGSATFQRVADIIAETADIPRDRITPESHAIDDLGIDSLAFLDIAFAVDKAFGIKLPLERWTQEVNEGKVPAEQYFVLKNLCARIDGLVAEKAAKV; encoded by the coding sequence ATGTCCGACGAGCCCGCCCACGGCAGCGCCACCTTCCAGCGCGTGGCCGACATCATAGCCGAGACCGCCGACATCCCCCGGGACAGGATCACCCCGGAGAGCCACGCCATCGACGACCTCGGCATCGACAGCCTGGCGTTCCTCGACATCGCCTTCGCGGTGGACAAGGCTTTCGGGATCAAGCTGCCGCTCGAGCGCTGGACCCAGGAAGTCAACGAGGGCAAGGTCCCGGCCGAGCAGTATTTCGTCCTCAAGAACCTGTGCGCGCGCATCGACGGCCTGGTGGCCGAGAAGGCCGCCAAGGTCTGA
- a CDS encoding 3-hydroxyacyl-ACP dehydratase FabZ family protein, with amino-acid sequence MRLEYFEMIDSVRHLDRAAGRIEALARVPMESPVFEGHFPGHPLVPGVLLTETMAQASGYLVLAHLDFTRMPFLTGVDKARFRSFVGPGADLIVTATLEHDGSGYAVTKAAISHAGTALCDAELRFRTMPFPDGLDVPMRARAQAIGLFADPAQP; translated from the coding sequence ATGCGCCTCGAATATTTCGAGATGATCGATTCCGTCCGGCACCTCGATCGGGCCGCTGGCCGGATCGAGGCGCTGGCTCGGGTTCCGATGGAAAGCCCTGTCTTCGAGGGACACTTCCCCGGCCATCCGCTGGTCCCCGGGGTGCTGCTGACCGAGACCATGGCGCAGGCCTCCGGCTACCTCGTGCTCGCCCATCTCGATTTCACCCGGATGCCGTTCCTCACCGGCGTGGACAAGGCCCGGTTCCGGTCCTTCGTCGGGCCTGGCGCGGACCTGATCGTGACCGCGACGCTGGAGCATGACGGCTCGGGCTACGCCGTGACGAAGGCGGCGATCAGCCATGCCGGGACGGCGCTGTGCGACGCCGAACTGCGCTTCCGCACCATGCCGTTCCCGGATGGGCTCGACGTGCCGATGCGCGCGCGGGCCCAGGCAATCGGCCTGTTCGCGGACCCGGCGCAGCCATGA
- a CDS encoding beta-ketoacyl-ACP synthase, with amino-acid sequence MSRPVVVTGLGLVSCAGEGIDAHLAALDAGAAPRTDTETFAPYCVHPAPPITWDQQIPKRSDQRQMEAWQRLGVYAAGLALDSAGVKNDAALKQALHLVVAAGGGERDYAVDGAILTGLRDAADPGAYLNERLQNDLRPTLFLAQLSNLLAGNIAIVHGVTGASRTFMGEEAAGVDALRIAQARIASGQIDAILVGGSYSAERPDVLVVHEMGGYLTRAPYRPVFERAAAAPGFILGSCAAFLMLESEAHAAARGARALARLDRVASDRTRRVPGSVAASLEALWLQAGLSAPDRVLSGASGVTVITEEERDALTRLVPGADIRALGDVIGHGLEVVAPLGAALAAGLVAAGSAREVAVTTVGHRRGEGVLRLQTA; translated from the coding sequence ATGAGCCGTCCGGTCGTCGTCACCGGCCTCGGCCTCGTCTCCTGCGCGGGCGAAGGGATCGACGCGCATCTCGCGGCCCTCGATGCCGGCGCGGCGCCCCGGACCGACACCGAGACGTTCGCCCCCTATTGTGTACATCCGGCACCGCCGATCACCTGGGACCAGCAGATCCCAAAGCGCAGCGACCAGCGGCAGATGGAGGCGTGGCAGCGTCTGGGTGTCTACGCCGCCGGCCTGGCCCTGGATTCCGCGGGCGTGAAGAACGATGCCGCCCTCAAGCAGGCGCTCCATCTCGTCGTCGCGGCGGGCGGGGGCGAGCGCGACTACGCCGTCGATGGCGCGATCCTGACGGGTCTGCGCGATGCCGCCGATCCGGGCGCCTATCTCAATGAGCGGCTGCAGAACGACCTGCGGCCGACGCTGTTCCTCGCCCAGCTCTCGAACCTGCTCGCCGGCAACATCGCCATCGTGCACGGGGTCACGGGGGCCTCGCGGACCTTCATGGGGGAGGAGGCGGCCGGCGTGGATGCGCTGCGGATTGCGCAGGCGCGAATCGCTTCGGGGCAGATCGACGCGATCCTGGTCGGCGGCTCCTACAGCGCGGAACGGCCGGACGTGCTCGTGGTCCACGAGATGGGCGGCTACCTCACCCGCGCACCGTACCGTCCGGTTTTCGAGCGGGCTGCGGCGGCGCCCGGCTTCATCCTGGGGAGCTGCGCAGCCTTCCTGATGCTGGAATCGGAAGCACACGCGGCTGCTCGCGGGGCTCGGGCGCTCGCCCGGCTGGACCGTGTCGCGAGCGACCGCACGCGGCGCGTCCCCGGCAGCGTCGCCGCCAGCCTCGAAGCGCTCTGGCTGCAGGCCGGCCTCTCGGCCCCGGACCGCGTCCTGTCCGGAGCCTCGGGCGTCACCGTGATCACCGAGGAGGAGCGGGACGCGCTCACGCGGCTCGTGCCGGGTGCCGATATCCGGGCGCTCGGCGACGTGATCGGGCACGGTCTCGAGGTCGTCGCCCCGCTCGGGGCGGCTCTCGCGGCGGGTCTCGTCGCGGCAGGGTCGGCCCGCGAGGTGGCGGTAACGACGGTGGGCCATCGCCGTGGCGAAGGGGTCCTGCGCCTGCAGACGGCCTGA
- a CDS encoding cold-shock protein — MSTGTVKWFNETKGYGFIQPDDGGKDVFVHVSAVERAGLRGLNEGQKVSYELETDRRSGKESAGQLQTV; from the coding sequence ATGAGCACCGGAACCGTCAAGTGGTTCAACGAGACCAAGGGCTACGGCTTCATCCAGCCGGATGACGGCGGCAAGGACGTGTTCGTTCACGTCTCGGCTGTCGAGCGCGCCGGCCTGCGTGGCCTGAACGAGGGCCAGAAGGTCTCTTACGAGCTGGAAACCGACCGCCGCAGCGGCAAGGAGTCGGCCGGCCAGCTTCAGACGGTCTGA
- a CDS encoding DUF6481 family protein, translating into MSFPNKQGVVDRLEAAAKARSEMLARFRARPTADDPAVLARQSARRAVVDAREARASERAAQREADLARAAAQAEAERQAEAERKAAEQLAAQERAKALQAEQKLQRDARYLARKAKAAKKR; encoded by the coding sequence GTGAGCTTTCCGAACAAGCAAGGCGTCGTCGATCGACTGGAGGCCGCTGCCAAGGCGCGGTCCGAGATGCTGGCCCGGTTCCGGGCTCGCCCGACTGCCGATGATCCGGCCGTCCTCGCCCGCCAGTCCGCGCGCCGCGCCGTGGTTGATGCCCGCGAGGCCCGCGCGTCCGAGCGCGCCGCCCAGCGCGAGGCAGACCTCGCGCGTGCCGCCGCCCAGGCCGAGGCCGAGCGTCAGGCCGAGGCCGAGCGCAAGGCTGCCGAGCAGCTCGCCGCCCAGGAGCGTGCCAAGGCCCTCCAGGCCGAGCAGAAGCTCCAGCGCGATGCACGCTACCTTGCCCGCAAGGCCAAGGCGGCCAAGAAGCGGTAA
- a CDS encoding GNAT family N-acetyltransferase — protein sequence MSPEIRPARASNHGAIARIIVPTVRAGETYALDPRLGEVEAVAYWTGADRETFVAERDGAVRGTYYLRANQAGGGAHVANCGFMTDPAAAGLGIGRAMGLHALDRARERGFAAMQFNFVISTNLRAVALWQSLGFDIVGRLPDAFRHPGLGLVDALVMYRKL from the coding sequence TTGAGCCCGGAGATCAGACCGGCGCGCGCCTCGAACCACGGGGCGATCGCCCGGATCATCGTGCCGACCGTACGGGCGGGTGAGACCTACGCGCTCGATCCTCGGCTCGGCGAGGTCGAGGCCGTCGCCTATTGGACCGGCGCGGATCGCGAAACTTTCGTCGCCGAACGGGACGGGGCGGTGCGCGGCACCTATTACCTGCGCGCCAATCAGGCGGGCGGCGGGGCCCATGTCGCCAATTGCGGCTTCATGACCGACCCGGCTGCAGCCGGTCTCGGCATCGGCAGGGCGATGGGCCTGCACGCCCTCGATCGGGCGCGCGAGCGCGGTTTCGCGGCAATGCAATTCAACTTCGTGATTTCGACGAACCTGCGGGCCGTTGCACTGTGGCAGAGCCTCGGGTTCGACATCGTCGGCCGACTTCCGGACGCATTCCGGCATCCGGGTCTCGGCTTGGTCGACGCACTGGTGATGTATCGCAAGCTTTGA
- a CDS encoding NAD kinase codes for MPTSKKIAFVASPTGYAREAAAALMRRYDHVSPEEADVVVALGGDGLMLQVLHRFMDRPKPIYGMNRGTVGFLMNEFRDDDLLEHLEAAQRSVIHPLVMDVTDTEGRSHRARAINEVYLLRQTHQTAKLKIAVDGHVRLDLLIADGVLVATAAGSTAYNLSVGGPILPLDAKLLALTPISAFRPRRWRGALLPDYAKIRIDVLDAPHRPVAAVADHTEFRRVCTVETSLDRATELVLLHDPGHSLDERILREQFG; via the coding sequence ATGCCGACATCCAAGAAGATCGCTTTCGTCGCGAGCCCCACCGGGTATGCCCGCGAGGCCGCCGCCGCCCTGATGCGGCGCTACGATCACGTCTCTCCCGAGGAGGCGGATGTCGTGGTCGCGCTCGGCGGCGACGGGCTCATGCTGCAGGTGCTGCACCGTTTCATGGATCGGCCGAAACCGATCTACGGGATGAACCGCGGGACGGTCGGCTTCCTGATGAACGAGTTCCGGGATGACGATCTCCTGGAGCACCTGGAAGCCGCCCAGCGCAGCGTGATCCACCCGCTGGTGATGGACGTGACCGACACGGAGGGCCGCAGCCACCGGGCCCGGGCGATCAACGAGGTCTATCTGCTGCGCCAGACGCACCAGACGGCCAAGCTGAAGATCGCCGTGGACGGGCATGTGCGGCTGGACCTGCTGATCGCCGACGGCGTGCTGGTCGCAACGGCGGCCGGCTCGACCGCCTACAATCTCTCGGTCGGCGGCCCGATCCTGCCGCTCGACGCCAAGCTCCTGGCGCTGACCCCGATCTCGGCGTTCCGCCCCCGGCGCTGGCGCGGCGCCCTGCTGCCGGATTACGCGAAGATCCGGATCGACGTTCTCGACGCCCCACACCGCCCGGTGGCCGCAGTCGCCGACCACACCGAGTTCCGGCGGGTCTGCACGGTAGAGACCTCGCTGGACCGCGCCACAGAGCTCGTGCTGCTGCACGATCCCGGGCACAGCCTCGACGAGCGCATCCTGCGCGAGCAGTTCGGTTGA
- the cutA gene encoding divalent-cation tolerance protein CutA, with amino-acid sequence MERPLLVYTTFPDAASALNIGEALVRERLIACINVLPGMLSVYSWKGAVERGEEVAAILKSREGLADVLSAALKARHPYETPIILHWPIAGADADTAAWILSETGAGGTE; translated from the coding sequence ATGGAGCGTCCGCTCCTCGTCTACACCACCTTTCCCGACGCCGCCTCCGCGCTGAATATCGGCGAGGCCCTGGTCCGCGAGCGCCTCATCGCCTGCATCAACGTCCTGCCTGGGATGTTGTCGGTCTACAGCTGGAAGGGCGCGGTGGAACGAGGTGAGGAGGTCGCGGCGATCCTCAAGAGCCGTGAGGGCCTGGCCGATGTCCTGTCGGCCGCCCTGAAGGCGCGTCATCCCTACGAGACGCCGATCATCCTGCATTGGCCGATCGCGGGCGCCGATGCCGACACCGCCGCCTGGATCCTGTCCGAGACCGGAGCCGGAGGCACAGAGTAA
- a CDS encoding lipocalin-like domain-containing protein — translation MRGLFAILAIGVGLPDAHALEADEVVGTWRLVTATRKIVETGEVVDAYGGPKPNGWITYGRDGRMMVVCAFEGRNRPAANEAMSDADRVHLHRTFFAYAGTYRFEADRVTHSIDTSWNEAWTGTSQVRQVEQRGRQLVYTTTPFKFNVDGRLSIITLVWEKVP, via the coding sequence ATGAGGGGATTGTTTGCAATCCTAGCGATCGGCGTCGGCCTGCCGGACGCGCATGCCCTGGAGGCCGACGAGGTGGTCGGAACCTGGCGGCTCGTCACCGCCACGCGCAAGATCGTCGAGACCGGAGAAGTCGTGGACGCCTATGGCGGCCCGAAGCCGAATGGCTGGATCACCTACGGCCGCGATGGACGGATGATGGTGGTCTGCGCCTTCGAAGGGCGCAACAGGCCCGCCGCCAACGAGGCGATGTCCGATGCGGATCGGGTCCACCTGCACAGGACGTTCTTCGCCTATGCGGGGACGTACCGTTTCGAGGCCGACCGCGTCACCCATAGCATTGATACGTCGTGGAACGAGGCCTGGACGGGGACCTCGCAGGTTCGGCAGGTCGAGCAACGGGGGCGGCAACTCGTCTACACAACCACGCCGTTCAAGTTCAACGTCGACGGGAGGCTGAGCATCATCACGCTGGTTTGGGAGAAAGTTCCCTGA
- a CDS encoding DUF4440 domain-containing protein codes for MPRNYVLPVLVFAAAAILPGLCLAEALEADAQSAATKWDEAYNRDDMETLGKLYAPDALVVTKGATQTRDGIQKFFSGLKAKGWDDHKTTVKNAVAKDNLLIVSGRWEMTGPVEGGPKKKFEGNWVNVLERQKDGWRTVLHTWN; via the coding sequence ATGCCCCGCAATTACGTTCTGCCGGTCCTGGTTTTCGCTGCCGCCGCGATCCTGCCCGGCTTGTGCCTGGCGGAAGCGTTGGAGGCCGATGCCCAGAGCGCGGCGACCAAGTGGGACGAGGCCTACAACCGCGACGACATGGAGACGCTGGGCAAGCTCTACGCGCCCGACGCGCTCGTGGTGACGAAGGGCGCGACCCAGACCCGCGACGGCATCCAGAAATTCTTCTCCGGCCTGAAGGCGAAGGGCTGGGACGACCACAAGACGACGGTGAAGAACGCGGTCGCGAAGGACAACCTGCTCATTGTTTCAGGACGCTGGGAGATGACCGGTCCGGTGGAAGGCGGCCCCAAGAAGAAGTTCGAGGGTAACTGGGTGAACGTCCTCGAACGGCAGAAGGATGGTTGGCGGACGGTGCTGCACACTTGGAACTGA
- a CDS encoding glycosyltransferase encodes MIDPILTALAVVCLFTAALPAVLTAVNLFALRRPAPVADRDLVSILIPARNEAGNIAGTVRAALASIAVPVEVIVGDDHSTDGTAEIVRGLGDARLRVVPVPPLPEGWTGKNHACAHIAELADGRHLLFIDADVRLEPEAAASLVAQARRAGAALVSGVPRQRTETLGEMLTVPMIDFLLIGFLPVPLMRRRPDPALGAACGQLILFERAAYAAIGGHGAIRGFLHDGVRLPRLLRAAGYRTDLVAGAGLATCRMYRGFGEAWAGFSKNAHEGMATPRALPVWTLLLGCGQILPPLLVLAGLLELIPPLALTAAAAACALSLGTRAAITLAVRAPLATIPLHPAAVLVALAIQWNVLLRGGRAGAATWKGRTYPVSGA; translated from the coding sequence ATGATCGACCCGATCCTCACGGCGCTGGCCGTCGTCTGCCTGTTCACGGCTGCCCTACCGGCGGTCCTGACGGCGGTGAACCTGTTCGCCCTGCGCCGGCCCGCCCCGGTGGCCGACCGCGACCTGGTCTCGATCCTGATCCCGGCACGCAACGAGGCCGGCAACATCGCCGGGACTGTGCGGGCCGCCCTCGCCAGCATTGCCGTGCCCGTCGAGGTGATCGTCGGCGACGACCATTCCACGGACGGGACCGCCGAGATCGTGCGCGGCCTCGGCGATGCGCGCCTGCGCGTCGTCCCGGTGCCGCCGCTGCCTGAGGGCTGGACCGGCAAGAACCACGCCTGCGCCCATATCGCCGAGCTCGCCGACGGCCGCCACCTCCTGTTCATCGACGCGGATGTCCGCCTGGAGCCCGAGGCCGCCGCGTCGCTCGTCGCCCAGGCACGACGTGCCGGCGCCGCTCTGGTCAGCGGCGTTCCCCGGCAGCGCACAGAGACGCTCGGCGAGATGCTCACCGTGCCGATGATCGATTTCCTGCTCATCGGCTTCCTGCCGGTGCCGTTGATGCGCCGCCGCCCGGATCCCGCCCTGGGCGCGGCCTGCGGGCAGCTCATCCTGTTCGAGCGCGCAGCCTATGCGGCGATCGGCGGCCACGGCGCGATCCGCGGTTTCCTGCATGACGGCGTGCGCCTGCCCCGGCTCCTGCGCGCGGCCGGCTACCGCACCGACCTCGTGGCCGGCGCCGGGCTGGCGACCTGTCGGATGTATCGGGGCTTCGGGGAGGCCTGGGCCGGGTTCTCGAAGAACGCGCATGAGGGCATGGCCACGCCCCGGGCCCTGCCGGTCTGGACCCTACTCCTGGGCTGCGGCCAGATCCTGCCGCCGCTCTTGGTGCTGGCCGGGCTGCTCGAGCTGATCCCGCCGCTGGCCCTGACGGCGGCCGCCGCGGCCTGTGCGCTGTCGCTCGGAACCCGGGCGGCGATCACCCTGGCGGTGCGGGCACCGCTGGCGACGATCCCGCTGCACCCGGCGGCCGTGCTGGTGGCGCTGGCGATCCAGTGGAACGTGCTGCTGCGGGGCGGCCGGGCCGGCGCCGCCACCTGGAAGGGCCGCACCTACCCGGTCAGCGGCGCCTGA
- a CDS encoding lysophospholipid acyltransferase family protein: MEAWFARYLHRHFDALRLPHWSLPPDQDHPGPLVIYSNHPAWWDAAVIIVLSGRLYPGRENRAPFDAAMLARYRVFERIGAFGVDLDSPRGAAQFLAAARAILTRSGTALWITAQGRFVDTRVRPLGLRPGVARLAEIAPDALFVPLALEYAFWDERGAEAFAAFGPGISGAALAALSRTDRLARLEADLTATLDRLSSDVISREPERFRALVAGRKGVGGVYDLWRRLAARLAGRRFDPAHRARDGEPGR; encoded by the coding sequence ATGGAAGCGTGGTTCGCGCGTTACCTGCACCGACACTTCGACGCGCTACGCCTGCCGCACTGGAGCCTGCCGCCGGACCAGGACCATCCTGGCCCGCTGGTGATCTATTCCAACCACCCTGCGTGGTGGGATGCGGCGGTGATCATCGTCTTGTCCGGCCGGCTCTACCCGGGTCGCGAGAACCGGGCGCCGTTCGACGCCGCCATGCTGGCGCGCTACCGGGTGTTCGAGCGGATCGGGGCCTTCGGGGTCGACCTCGACAGTCCCCGGGGCGCCGCACAGTTCCTGGCCGCCGCGCGGGCGATCCTGACGCGATCCGGCACGGCCCTCTGGATCACCGCGCAAGGGCGCTTCGTCGACACCCGCGTCCGGCCGCTCGGCCTGCGCCCGGGCGTGGCCCGGCTGGCCGAGATCGCCCCCGACGCGCTGTTCGTACCGCTCGCCCTCGAATACGCCTTCTGGGACGAGCGCGGAGCCGAGGCCTTCGCAGCCTTCGGGCCGGGGATCTCGGGCGCGGCGTTGGCGGCCCTGTCGCGGACGGATCGGCTCGCCCGCCTGGAGGCCGACCTGACCGCGACCCTCGACCGGCTCAGCAGCGACGTGATCAGCCGCGAGCCGGAACGCTTCCGGGCCCTGGTCGCGGGCCGCAAGGGCGTCGGCGGCGTCTACGATCTCTGGCGGCGCCTCGCCGCGCGGCTCGCCGGGCGCCGCTTCGATCCGGCCCACCGGGCCCGCGACGGTGAGCCCGGGCGATGA
- the crtI gene encoding phytoene desaturase family protein has translation MSQDSTVAVIGSGLGGLAAACVAAARGHRVTVYDKNGWLGGKAAVLHEGGFRFDMGPTILTVPRVLERIFTEAGRSVHDYMDLRRLDPQWRCFFDDGSRIDLMQDIERMAGDMDRFAPGSGDGYKKFLSISEHLHGVSEKFFFWKPVEDLFDTINIRANMNPGTLRDVLSLRMHASVASTIRGKVKDARLAQMLDHFVQYVGSSPYGAPAVLCAIAHMQTADGVWYPMGGTRAVAEGLAKLAQELGATCKTDTEVTGIETANGAVRGIRTQEGVTPFDAVISNMDSVRTYRELVGGAAGRAYEKKNPEPACSGVVLYLGLNKRYEHLNHHDFVFSRDPEEEFDFIYNKGEPAPDPTAYLAAPSSTDPSVAPEGGEALYVLVHTPYLRPHHDWRPDGPLFQNYRRTILDKLKRTAGMPDLEERIVVERHLTPQDIHERYRVLNGAIYGLASHGRVMGAFKPGNRSRQVRGLYLAGGAAHPGPGMPMVMMSGWIAADAHDQDARGTLRASA, from the coding sequence ATGAGTCAGGATTCGACGGTCGCCGTGATCGGCAGCGGGCTCGGCGGACTCGCGGCCGCGTGCGTGGCTGCGGCGCGTGGCCACCGCGTCACGGTCTACGACAAGAACGGCTGGCTCGGTGGCAAGGCGGCGGTGCTGCACGAAGGCGGCTTCCGCTTCGACATGGGCCCGACCATCCTGACGGTGCCACGGGTGCTGGAACGGATCTTCACCGAGGCCGGTCGCTCGGTCCACGATTACATGGACCTGCGCCGCCTCGACCCGCAATGGCGCTGCTTCTTCGACGACGGCTCCCGCATCGATCTGATGCAGGATATCGAGCGGATGGCCGGCGACATGGATCGCTTCGCCCCGGGCAGCGGCGACGGCTACAAGAAGTTTCTTTCCATTTCCGAACATCTCCACGGCGTGTCCGAAAAATTCTTCTTCTGGAAGCCGGTCGAGGATCTGTTCGACACGATCAACATCCGGGCCAACATGAACCCCGGCACCCTGCGCGACGTGCTGTCCCTGCGGATGCACGCCTCGGTCGCCTCGACGATCCGCGGCAAGGTCAAGGATGCGCGCCTCGCGCAGATGCTCGACCACTTCGTGCAATACGTCGGCTCCTCGCCCTACGGCGCCCCCGCGGTGCTCTGCGCCATCGCCCACATGCAGACGGCGGACGGGGTCTGGTACCCGATGGGCGGCACCCGCGCGGTGGCCGAGGGCCTGGCCAAGCTCGCGCAGGAGCTCGGGGCCACCTGCAAGACCGACACTGAGGTCACCGGGATCGAGACCGCCAACGGTGCTGTCCGCGGCATTCGCACCCAGGAGGGTGTCACGCCCTTCGACGCCGTGATCTCGAACATGGATTCGGTCCGCACCTACCGCGAGCTGGTGGGTGGCGCCGCCGGCAGGGCCTACGAGAAGAAGAACCCCGAGCCGGCCTGCTCGGGCGTGGTGCTCTATCTCGGCCTGAACAAGCGCTACGAGCACCTGAACCACCACGACTTCGTCTTCTCCCGCGACCCCGAGGAGGAGTTCGACTTCATCTACAACAAGGGCGAGCCGGCCCCGGACCCGACCGCCTACCTCGCAGCCCCCTCCTCCACCGACCCGAGCGTCGCGCCGGAAGGCGGCGAGGCCCTCTACGTCCTGGTGCACACGCCCTACCTGCGCCCGCACCACGATTGGCGTCCGGACGGCCCCCTGTTCCAGAACTACCGGCGGACCATCCTGGACAAGCTCAAGCGCACCGCCGGAATGCCCGACCTGGAGGAGCGCATCGTGGTCGAGCGCCACCTGACCCCGCAGGACATCCACGAGCGCTACCGGGTGCTCAACGGCGCGATCTACGGCCTGGCCTCGCACGGCCGGGTAATGGGGGCGTTCAAGCCTGGCAACCGCTCCCGACAGGTGCGCGGCCTCTACCTCGCCGGCGGCGCCGCCCATCCCGGCCCCGGCATGCCGATGGTGATGATGTCGGGCTGGATCGCCGCCGACGCGCATGACCAGGACGCGCGCGGAACGCTGCGCGCCTCGGCGTGA
- a CDS encoding type 1 glutamine amidotransferase, with translation MLRLLIADGNDRAARERHVAATGRTSAESYAVVVHDFAPETACRFLNPADADADLPQDLSDFDGLIFTGSTLKVSEGTPAVTRQLDLMRAALEAGLAVFGSCWGVQVAATVAGGHAAENPRGPEYGFARAITPTQEGRTHPLLAGRPAVWDAPAIHSDAVLEPPPGARVLAGNRVLGVQAIEIRHGAGWFWGTQYHPELDLEEVAAMLRLCDTAIVEAGFAADPDAVAAYADEIAGLQGEDFEAARRLAWRHGLGPEVLDAPLRRREIGNFLAQLSTNKA, from the coding sequence ATGCTCCGCCTGCTCATCGCCGACGGCAACGATCGGGCCGCCCGCGAGCGGCATGTCGCGGCGACGGGCCGGACCTCGGCCGAGTCCTACGCCGTGGTGGTTCACGACTTCGCCCCCGAGACGGCGTGTCGATTTCTCAACCCGGCCGATGCTGACGCGGACCTGCCGCAGGACCTGTCGGACTTCGACGGGCTGATCTTCACCGGCTCGACCCTGAAGGTCTCTGAGGGCACGCCGGCGGTGACTCGCCAGCTCGATCTGATGCGGGCTGCCCTGGAGGCGGGGCTCGCGGTGTTCGGATCCTGCTGGGGCGTGCAGGTCGCCGCGACCGTGGCCGGCGGGCACGCGGCCGAGAATCCGCGTGGGCCGGAATACGGCTTCGCCCGGGCGATCACCCCAACCCAGGAAGGCCGGACCCACCCGCTGCTGGCCGGCCGTCCGGCGGTCTGGGACGCGCCCGCGATCCACTCGGACGCGGTGCTGGAGCCGCCCCCGGGTGCGCGGGTTCTGGCCGGCAACCGGGTGCTGGGCGTCCAGGCCATCGAGATCCGGCACGGGGCCGGCTGGTTCTGGGGCACGCAGTACCACCCCGAACTCGACCTCGAGGAGGTCGCCGCGATGCTGCGCCTCTGCGATACCGCGATCGTCGAGGCCGGCTTCGCCGCGGATCCGGACGCGGTGGCGGCCTATGCCGACGAAATCGCGGGCCTTCAGGGCGAGGATTTCGAGGCCGCGCGGCGCCTCGCCTGGCGCCACGGCCTCGGCCCGGAGGTGCTCGACGCACCCCTGCGCCGTCGCGAGATCGGTAACTTCCTGGCCCAGCTGTCCACAAACAAGGCCTGA